A genomic stretch from Microtus pennsylvanicus isolate mMicPen1 chromosome 9, mMicPen1.hap1, whole genome shotgun sequence includes:
- the Ypel4 gene encoding protein yippee-like 4, which produces MPSCDPGPAPACLPTKTFRSYLPRCHRTYSCVHCRAHLAKHDELISKSFQGSHGRAYLFNSVVNVGCGPAEQRLLLTGLHSVADIFCESCKTTLGWKYEQAFETSQKYKEGKYIIEMSHMVKDNGWD; this is translated from the exons ATGCCCAGCTGTGACCCTGGCCCGGCCCCTGCCTGTCTACCCACCAAGACTTTCCGCAGCTACCTTCCCCGCTGCCACCGTACTTACAGTTGTGTCCACTGTCGAGCACATCTGGCCAAACACGATGAGCTTATTTCCAAG TCCTTCCAAGGGAGCCATGGCCGGGCCTACCTGTTTAACTCCGT GGTCAACGTGGGTTGTGGGCCAGCTGAACAGCGCCTCCTGCTCACAGGACTCCACTCGGTAGCTGACATTTTCTGCGAAAGCTGCAAGACCACACTGGGCTGGAAATAT GAACAAGCCTTTGAGACCAGCCAGAAATACAAAGAAGGGAAGTACATCATTGAGATGTCACACATGGTGAAGGACAACGGCTGGGACTGA
- the Clp1 gene encoding polyribonucleotide 5'-hydroxyl-kinase Clp1 — translation MSEESNDDKKPTTKFELERETELRFEVEASQSVQLELLAGMAEIFGTELTRNKKFTFDAGAKVAVFTWHGCSLQLSGRTEVAYVSKDTPMLLYLNTHTALEQMRRQAEKEEERGPRVMVVGPTDVGKSTVCRLLLNYAVRLGRRPTYVELDVGQGSVSIPGTMGALYIERPADVEEGFSIQAPLVYHFGSTTPGTNIKLYNKITSRLADVFNQRCEVNRRASVSGCVINTCGWVKGSGYQALVHAASAFEVDVVVVLDQERLYNELKRDLPHFVRTVLLPKSGGVVERSKDFRRECRDERIREYFYGFRGCFYPHAFNVKFSDVKIYKVGAPTIPDSCLPLGMSQEDNQLKLVPVTPGRDMVHHLLSVSTAEGTEENLSETSVAGFIVVTSVDLEHQVFTVLSPAPRPLPKNFLLIMDIRFMDLK, via the exons ATGAGTGAAGAATCCAATGATGACAAGAAGCCAACGACTAAATTTGAACTGGAACGAGAAACAGAGCTTCGATTTGAGGTGGAGGCATCTCAGTCAGTTCAGCTGGAGTTGCTGGCTGGCATGGCAGAGATCTTTGGCACAGAGCTGACCAGAAACAAGAAATTCACCTTTGATGCTGGTGCCAAGGTGGCTGTTTTCACTTGGCATGGCTGTTCTCTGCAGTTGAGTGGCCGGACCGAGGTGGCTTATGTCTCTAAGGACACGCCCATGTTGCTTTACCTCAACACGCATACCGCCTTGGAGCAGATGCGGAGGCAGGCGGAAAAGGAAGAAGAGCGAGGCCCCCGCGTGATGGTTGTGGGCCCTACTGATGTGGGCAAGTCCACGGTGTGCCGGCTGCTCCTCAACTACGCAGTACGCTTGGGCCGCCGTCCTACGTATGTGGAGCTGGATGTGGGCCAGGGCTCTGTGTCCATCCCTGGAACCATGGGGGCCCTCTACATCGAGCGGCCCGCAGACGTGGAGGAAGGTTTCTCCATCCAGGCCCCTCTTGTGTATCATTTTGGCTCCACTACTCCTGGCACCAACATTAAGCTTTATAATAAG ATTACGTCTCGTTTAGCCGACGTGTTCAACCAGCGGTGTGAGGTGAACAGAAGGGCTTCTGTGAGCGGCTGCGTCATCAACACCTGCGGCTGGGTCAAGGGCTCCGGGTACCAGGCCCTAGTGCACGCAGCTTCAGCCTTCGAGGTGGACGTGGTGGTGGTTCTGGATCAAGAACGACTGTACAACGAACTGAAAAGGGACCTGCCTCATTTTGTTCGAACTGTGTTGCTTCCAAAATCAGGGGGTGTGGTAGAACGCTCCAAGGACTTCCGGCGGGAATGTAGGGATGAGCGCATCCGTGAGTATTTCTACGGATTCCGGGGCTGTTTCTATCCCCATGCCTTCAATGTCAAATTTTCTGATGTGAAAATCTACAAAGTTGGGGCACCTACCATCCCAGACTCCTGTTTACCTCTGGGCATGTCTCAGGAAGACAATCAGCTCAAGTTAGTACCTGTCACCCCTGGCAGAGATATGGTGCACCATCTCCTGAGTGTCAGTACGGCTGAGGGGACAGAGGAGAACCTTTCTGAGACAAGCGTGGCTGGGTTCATTGTGGTGACCAGTGTGGATCTGGAACACCAGGTGTTTACTGTGCTGTCTCCAGCCCCCCGCCCGCTGCCTAAGAACTTTCTTCTCATCATGGACATCCGGTTCATGGATCTCAAGTAG